The following are encoded in a window of Esox lucius isolate fEsoLuc1 chromosome 14, fEsoLuc1.pri, whole genome shotgun sequence genomic DNA:
- the gtf3c4 gene encoding general transcription factor 3C polypeptide 4 gives MAAYSSARAADGVEAGQLTEAEPENDPWAALGPVVKRDPVIKLLSPVSGLEPLTWSEDHRLSTSTTSGISLMEVVCDVNSNNQDMVLHRTSIPVPDKVCELQVGPAEELLTAKDKFSSSSDPAVSQSFMLDTVFNPTVGVHKGIMYTSWSPVGCDANGRSLLASLTLDHRLTVHSSTKRLQWTTVADLTQLYGESLKTRGYSAQDGDPPEANLLDLAELRRRYGMQTPVRMEWSSVCTTQHVQTNNKCKDMGTVLLAVLMENGDLVVWQFCLPMLGKDSVLSCNTIQSGVSSPSVLAWWEYEHGGRKMSGLIVGSAVGPIKILPVNLKAVKGYFTLRQPVVLWQESDQIPVHNIKCVSLFHPKQNCNCSLVVAARGPYLFWCLLLISKAGLNVHNSHVTGLHSTPIISMTASRQRGSVYTCSLDGTVKKLTPVFTDMAVAFKQEEIVLPDGLAGRRIHGIAVSPYGAYLALVSTEGMTNGQHPVSRLYQVQFVTLKTPNDAAAELLESQVQSLFKQSDLLDLVRWRVLRDKRIPALLQEELDDKVHTTGSTYLWRLKLFLVRVLYQSLQKAPNEARWRPVPQEPKAFVGAEEGAGGEAERGGGEEEEAEEGASKPQDPEAKASEEQMGEVIAWMEAVEAHLTREHMKRVLGEVYLHTWITENTSIPTRGVCDFLTSDPTYDDRAAKVLIGHIQKKMNKQTFPEYCSLCKEVLPFTDRKQAVCSNGHIWLRCVLSYQACQTLTYRRCLLQDSIARLPVPEDPDWIKRILQGPCTFCDAPLL, from the exons ATGGCGGCTTACAGTTCAGCTCGCGCTGCAGATGGGGTAGAGGCAGGACAACTTACCGAAGCTGAACCGGAGAATGATCCCTGGGCAGCACTCGGTCCAGTCGTGAAAAGGGACCCGGTAATAAAGCTTTTGAGTCCTGTCAGTGGGCTGGAACCGCTCACGTGGTCAGAGGACCACCGACTCTCGACCTCTACTACAAGTGGCATTTCTTTGATGGAGGTCGTGTGCGATGTTAACAGCAACAATCAAGACATGGTTCTGCATCGGACCTCCATCCCCGTACCAGACAAAGTCTGTGAATTGCAG GTGGGTCCAGCAGAGGAACTGTTGACAGCCAAAGACAAGTTCTCCAGCTCCAGTGACCCGGCTGTGAGCCAGTCCTTCATGCTGGACACAGTGTTCAACCCGACCGTGGGCGTGCACAAGGGCATCATGTACACCAGCTGGTCCCCAGTGGGCTGTGACGCCAACGGCCGCAGCCTGCTGGCCTCCCTCACCCTGGACCACCGGCTAACCGTCCACAGCAGCACCAAGCGTCTCCAGTGGACCACGGTGGCCGACCTGACCCAGCTGTACGGAGAGAGCCTGAAGACCAGGGGCTACTCGGCGCAGGATGGGGATCCCCCCGAGGCTAACCTCCTGGACCTGGCCGAGCTGCGGCGGCGCTACGGCATGCAGACCCCGGTGCGGATGGAGTGGTCCAGTGTCTGCACCACGCAGCACGTCCAGACCAACAACAAGTGCAAGGACATGGGCACGGTGCTGCTAGCCGTGCTGATGGAGAACGGGGACCTGGTGGTGTGGCAGTTCTGCCTGCCCATGCTGGGGAAGGACTCGGTGCTGTCCTGCAACACCATCCAGTCGGGGGTGTCGTCGCCCAGCGTGCTGGCCTGGTGGGAGTACGAGCACGGCGGGCGGAAGATGAGCGGCCTGATCGTGGGCAGCGCGGTGGGGCCCATCAAGATCCTGCCCGTCAACCTGAAGGCGGTGAAAGGCTACTTCACCCTGCGCCAGCCGGTGGTCCTCTGGCAGGAGTCGGACCAGATCCCGGTGCACAACATCAAGTGCGTCTCCCTGTTCCACCCCAAGCAGAACTGCAACTGCAGCCTGGTGGTGGCGGCCCGCGGGCCGTACCTCTTCTGGTGCCTTCTGCTCATCTCCAAGGCGGGCCTGAACGTTCACAATTCGCACGTCACGGGCCTGCACTCCACCCCCATCATCTCCATGACCGCCAGCCGCCAGCGAGGGTCCGTCTACACCTGCTCCCTGGACGGGACGGTCAAGAAGCTGACGCCCGTCTTCACCGACATGGCCGTGGCCTTTAAGCAGGAGGAGATCGTTCTGCCTGACGGCCTGGCGGGTCGGAGGATTCACGGCATTGCGGTCAGCCCATACGGGGCCTACCTGGCTCTGGTCAGTACCGAGGGGATGACGAACGGCCAGCACCCGGTCTCCAGGCTCTACCAGGTCCAGTTTGTGACCCTGAAGACTCCGAACGACGCGGCTGCAGAGCTGCTGGAGTCCCAGGTCCAGAGCCTGTTCAAACAGAGCGACCTGCTGGACCTGGTGCGCTGGAGGGTGCTGAGGGACAAACGCATCCCGGCCCTGCTGCAGGAGGAGCTGGACGACAAGGTCCACACCACAGGCTCCACCTACCTCTGGCGGTTAAAACTCTTCCTGGTGCGCGTGCTCTACCAGTCCCTCCAGAAGGCCCCCAACGAGGCCCGCTGGCGCCCCGTGCCCCAGGAACCCAAGGCGTTCGTGGGGGCAGAGGAGGGGGCCGGAGGAGAGGCGGAACGAGGGGgcggggaagaggaggaggctgAGGAGGGGGCGTCCAAGCCACAGGACCCCGAGGCCAAAGCGTCGGAGGAGCAGATGGGTGAGGTGATAGCGTGGATGGAGGCAGTGGAGGCGCACCTGACCAGGGAGCACATGAAGAGGGTTCTGGGGGAGGTGTACCTTCACACCTGGATCACTGAAAACACCAGCATCCCAACGAGGGGCGTCTGTGACTTCCTGACCAGTGACCCTACGTATGACGACCGGGCTGCCAAG GTCCTGATTGGTCACATccagaagaagatgaacaaGCAGACGTTCCCAGAGTACTGTAGCCTGTGTAAGGAGGTGCTGCCCTTCACAGACCGCAAGCAGGCTGTTTGCTCCAACGGACACATCTGGCTCAG GTGTGTGTTGTCCTACCAGGCCTGCCAGACACTCACCTACCGACGCTGCCTGCTGCAGGACAGCATTGCCAGACTGCCAGTGCctgagg ACCCAGACTGGATCAAGAGGATACTGCAAGGTCCATGTACGTTCTGTGACGCCCCGCTCCTCTAG